One region of Armigeres subalbatus isolate Guangzhou_Male unplaced genomic scaffold, GZ_Asu_2 Contig773, whole genome shotgun sequence genomic DNA includes:
- the LOC134204634 gene encoding facilitated trehalose transporter Tret1 translates to MPLAGLAGGILGGPLIEYLGRKNTILATATPFIISWLLIACATHVAMVLVGRALSGFSVGVASLSLPVYLGETVQPEVRGTLGLLPTAFGNIGILLCFVAGKYIDWSGLAFLGAALPVPFLILMFFIPETPRWYVSRGRDDRARKALQWLRGKKADVDPELKGIIKSHQDAERHASQSAMLDLMKKANLKPLLISLGLMFFQQLSGINAVIFYTVQIFQDAGSTIDENLCTIIVGVVNFIATFIATMLIDRLGRKMLLYISDVAMIITLMTLGGFFYVKNNGQDVSQVGWLPLAAFVIYVLGFSLGFGPIPWLMMGEILPGKIRGSAASVATAFNWSCTFVVTKTFSDIIQSIGTHGTFWMFGSICVVGLVFVIVYVPETQGKSLEDIERKMMGRVRRMSSVANIKPLSFNM, encoded by the exons ATGCCATTGGCTGGTCTGGCAGGCGGTATCCTCGGTGGGCCGCTGATTGAATACCTCGGTAGGAAAAACACCATCCTGGCAACGGCCACCCCGTTCATCATCTCCTGGCTGTTGATTGCCTGTGCCACCCACGTCGCAATGGTTTTAGTTG gcCGTGCGCTATCTGGATTCTCCGTTGGTGTTGCGTCACTGTCCTTGCCGGTATATCTGGGCGAAACCGTGCAGCCAGAGGTGCGAGGTACACTCGGACTGCTTCCAACTGCTTTCGGTAACATCGGTATTCTACTGTGCTTCGTTGCTGGAAAGTACATAGACTGGTCCGGACTGGCATTCTTGGGTGCGGCTTTGCCTGTGCCGTTCTTGATTTTGATGTTCTTCATTCCGGAAACGCCTCGTTGGTATGTTTCACGAGGACGCGATGATCGAGCCCGCAAGGCCCTGCAGTGGCTCCGAGGCAAGAAAGCGGACGTAGATCCCGAGCTGAAAGGCATCATCAAGTCGCATCAGGATGCGGAACGACATGCGTCCCAAAGCGCCATGCTTGATCTTATGAAGAAGGCGAATCTGAAACCGCTGCTTATTTCGCTAGGCTTGATGTTCTTCCAACAGTTGTCCGGTATCAACGCCGTTATTTTCTACACTGTGCAGATCTTCCAGGACGCTGGCTCAACGATCGACGAGAACCTGTGTACGATCATTGTCGGTGTTGTGAATTTCATTGCTACGTTCATTGCTACAATGCTCATTGATCGGTTAGGCAGAAAGATGCTGCTCTATATTTCCGACGTAGCCATGATCATTACTCTGATGACGCTAGGTGGCTTCTTCTATGTGAAGAACAACGGACAAGACGTCTCACAAGTCGGGTGGTTGCCATTGGCGGCATTTGTGATATACGTCCTTGGATTCTCATTAGGATTTGGCCCCATCCCATGGTTGATGATGGGTGAAATTTTGCCTGGCAAAATCCGTGGCTCTGCCGCATCAGTAGCGACCGCTTTCAATTGGTCATGTACCTTTGTCGTCACAAAGACGTTCTCGGATATCATTC AATCCATCGGAACGCACGGTACCTTCTGGATGTTCGGATCGATTTGTGTGGTCGGTCTGGTGTTCGTGATAGTGTACGTGCCGGAAACGCAAGGTAAATCCCTCGAGGACATCGAACGGAAAATGATGGGCCGCGTGCGACGAATGAGCTCGGTGGCCAACATCAAACCGCTGTCGTTCAATATGTAG